Proteins from a genomic interval of Nitrospirota bacterium:
- a CDS encoding response regulator: MTAKLLIVDDEPDMLKLLTMIIKEKTSHEVTSTNNPMEALDIFKNNKFDLLITDLKMPGLDGIELLKAVRAIDQSIPVIMITAYAANGAADEAFVNVAFDFIIKPFRKEQVLFAIERALKWAEMEKENKMLRAKVQP, translated from the coding sequence ATGACCGCTAAACTATTGATTGTTGACGACGAGCCTGATATGCTTAAGCTTCTTACGATGATTATAAAGGAAAAAACGTCTCACGAGGTAACCTCTACAAATAATCCTATGGAGGCCCTTGATATATTTAAAAACAATAAGTTTGATCTTTTAATAACCGATTTGAAAATGCCAGGCCTTGACGGGATTGAATTACTGAAAGCAGTACGTGCCATAGACCAGAGTATTCCTGTAATCATGATTACGGCATATGCCGCAAACGGGGCAGCGGATGAGGCGTTTGTAAATGTTGCCTTTGATTTTATAATTAAACCTTTTAGAAAGGAGCAAGTGTTGTTTGCAATCGAGCGCGCCCTGAAATGGGCAGAAATGGAGAAAGAAAACAAGATGCTAAGGGCTAAGGTGCAGCCCTAA
- a CDS encoding HAMP domain-containing histidine kinase codes for MKLKIHQKILIGLLVPILITAACIFYQLKSFTSAYQMIHLIESSDDINIILLEIRRHEKNILLFNEKMSESMFYENLEVLKRKIREIKVEIINNIGESTYKTLLINLSDYENKINFIISNRSHAGSDYDMQVREIRVIARAIEEPFVKIKRTERKNIDEEFTKIKTSFITSFVILIIALSGIGYLFSKRLLQGLKAMQRSFEKLGKGQYSKIFNVDGPYEILSLIDVYNSTIRQVETSKKQLNNTLKELELVNSEILKKQDILVEVKKAAAMKLLASEISHEINNPMSSLNMMLGLLYEELNENDPKKENVSFMLGELQRCNLIIEKLTAFAKKEQLNLRDVSLKEIIYEVSEIVSKQNVEKGITLTLNIDALPLEVTADNLLIQNALINLLSNAYEAIPAGGVVEVTGQISSDYAIILVSDTGEGISEENLSRIFEPFFTTKEQSGGIGIGLSLVRKIIQRHGGKITVNSTLGKGAVFAVHLPLKNK; via the coding sequence GTGAAGCTTAAGATACATCAGAAAATATTGATTGGCCTTCTTGTGCCAATATTAATAACGGCAGCGTGTATTTTTTATCAGTTGAAGAGCTTTACGTCCGCCTACCAAATGATTCATCTTATAGAATCATCTGATGACATCAATATAATCCTTCTTGAAATACGTCGGCATGAAAAAAATATTCTACTATTTAATGAAAAAATGAGTGAGTCCATGTTTTATGAAAATCTTGAAGTACTGAAAAGAAAGATCAGGGAAATTAAAGTGGAGATAATAAATAACATTGGTGAGAGCACTTATAAAACACTCCTTATTAATCTCTCTGATTATGAGAATAAGATAAACTTTATCATTTCAAACAGGTCTCACGCAGGCTCAGATTATGATATGCAAGTAAGAGAGATACGGGTTATTGCACGCGCAATTGAGGAACCTTTTGTTAAGATTAAGCGTACAGAGCGCAAAAATATAGACGAGGAGTTTACTAAGATAAAAACATCTTTTATAACCTCATTTGTTATCCTTATAATAGCATTGTCGGGAATTGGATATCTGTTTTCAAAAAGACTGCTACAGGGGCTTAAAGCAATGCAGAGATCCTTTGAAAAGCTTGGCAAAGGGCAGTACTCAAAGATTTTTAACGTTGATGGCCCCTATGAGATTCTCTCGCTCATTGATGTTTATAACAGCACGATAAGACAGGTTGAGACGTCAAAGAAGCAACTTAACAACACTCTTAAGGAACTTGAGCTTGTAAACTCAGAGATACTTAAAAAACAAGACATTTTAGTTGAAGTTAAAAAGGCTGCAGCTATGAAACTCCTTGCCTCTGAGATTTCTCATGAAATAAACAATCCCATGTCGTCTTTAAACATGATGCTTGGACTCCTTTATGAGGAACTAAATGAAAATGACCCTAAAAAAGAAAATGTCTCCTTTATGCTGGGAGAGCTACAAAGATGTAACCTTATAATAGAAAAACTGACAGCTTTTGCAAAAAAAGAACAACTTAACCTCAGGGATGTAAGTCTTAAAGAGATTATTTATGAGGTCAGCGAAATAGTCAGTAAGCAGAACGTCGAAAAGGGCATAACTTTAACACTAAACATAGATGCTCTTCCTTTGGAGGTTACTGCCGATAACCTGTTAATTCAAAACGCTCTGATAAATCTTCTATCGAACGCTTATGAGGCGATACCTGCTGGAGGTGTGGTTGAAGTTACCGGGCAGATTTCATCGGATTATGCTATAATTTTAGTGTCTGATACAGGTGAGGGGATTTCAGAAGAGAATCTTTCCCGCATATTTGAGCCATTTTTTACGACAAAGGAACAAAGCGGTGGTATTGGCATAGGGCTGTCGTTAGTAAGGAAAATAATTCAACGTCACGGAGGTAAGATTACCGTAAACAGCACCCTCGGCAAGGGAGCAGTCTTTGCGGTACATCTGCCTTTAAAAAACAAATGA
- a CDS encoding sigma-54-dependent Fis family transcriptional regulator — protein sequence MIKILIVDDEIGICRSLEVLLVKEGHEVVSCNTAACALTAAAEKDYNVAFVDLKLPDMDGLDLIKHIKALHASTQIIVITGFAAIETAVTAIKNGAYDYLTKPLSLDKVRITLRRALEKITMAAEINYLRAELNQSFGFENIIGNSKKITDVFQIIKQTAGSDSNVLITGESGTGKELVARAVHYKSHRKNERFVAVNCSAISSELTESEFFGYVKGAFTGAVKDKTGFLEHAGGGSLFLDEIGDTRPDFQVKLLRAIQQGEFNRVGSPRAERVNVRFIAATNRDLTKAMSEGTFREDLFYRLNVISIHLPPLRERREDIPLLSRHFLQKYSPKRKGATITGFTQDAVLALMSYDFPGNIRELENAIEYAISFASGSEITINDLPLKIQSNKPKRSALTIDKPLKTAVDNYEKLIITSALKQCSGNISQTARLLSIHRQSLQQKIKDFSINLNNLKDS from the coding sequence ATGATAAAAATACTTATAGTAGATGACGAAATAGGTATATGCAGATCACTTGAGGTGCTTTTAGTAAAGGAGGGACATGAGGTCGTTTCATGCAACACCGCTGCTTGTGCGCTTACGGCTGCTGCGGAAAAGGATTATAATGTTGCTTTTGTTGACTTAAAGCTGCCTGATATGGATGGACTTGATCTTATCAAGCACATCAAAGCGCTGCACGCATCCACTCAGATAATTGTAATAACCGGCTTTGCCGCAATAGAGACTGCTGTAACCGCCATTAAAAATGGCGCTTATGACTATCTGACAAAACCACTGTCTCTGGATAAAGTAAGAATAACGTTAAGGCGTGCTCTGGAGAAAATCACTATGGCTGCTGAGATAAACTATCTGAGAGCCGAGCTAAATCAATCATTTGGCTTTGAAAACATAATCGGTAACAGTAAAAAAATAACAGACGTGTTTCAGATAATAAAACAAACTGCTGGCTCTGACAGTAATGTGCTTATAACAGGAGAGTCTGGTACGGGTAAAGAGCTGGTAGCCAGAGCCGTTCATTACAAGTCTCATAGGAAAAATGAGCGCTTTGTGGCGGTCAACTGTAGTGCAATATCAAGTGAACTTACTGAGTCTGAGTTTTTTGGTTACGTAAAGGGAGCGTTTACCGGCGCTGTCAAAGATAAAACCGGATTTTTAGAACATGCCGGAGGCGGCTCCCTTTTTCTTGATGAAATAGGAGATACTCGTCCTGATTTTCAGGTTAAACTCCTCAGAGCTATTCAGCAGGGTGAGTTTAACAGGGTTGGAAGTCCTAGAGCAGAAAGAGTTAATGTCCGATTCATAGCGGCTACTAACAGAGATCTCACAAAGGCAATGAGTGAGGGAACTTTCAGGGAGGACTTGTTTTACAGGCTTAATGTTATCTCCATACATTTGCCACCTCTTAGGGAAAGACGTGAGGATATACCCCTGCTGTCACGGCATTTTCTACAAAAATACTCGCCAAAGAGAAAAGGTGCCACTATTACCGGTTTTACACAGGATGCTGTTTTGGCGCTCATGAGTTATGATTTCCCTGGAAATATCAGAGAACTGGAAAACGCTATCGAGTACGCCATATCCTTTGCCAGTGGCAGCGAGATAACAATAAATGACCTTCCCCTGAAAATTCAATCAAATAAACCAAAGCGGTCGGCTCTTACAATAGATAAACCTCTTAAAACAGCTGTTGATAATTACGAAAAACTAATAATAACATCAGCCCTGAAACAGTGCTCAGGGAATATATCTCAGACTGCCAGATTGTTAAGCATACACAGACAAAGCCTCCAACAAAAAATCAAAGATTTCTCAATTAATTTAAACAACCTGAAAGACTCATGA
- a CDS encoding universal stress protein: MKILVPLDGSTTDHLALTTAVHLSKKLRYYVMAMFVNIAGEYSPELTRYGSIKAMVDTELQKKGQTVLDSAFSTGKTLGCQIEGIISYGVADTEIVDYVNEHGVVKLVVMGGPSSEIGVEICKNIIIGLRVPVFIVNKETEIKNILVAVNNSESSRRAAAYAALLSAKTSADITLINVIPNTATILMNYGYFSEAPSMEKRIAQLEQYFSDRASGTLSATLKGINVPAQCIIREGDAPYELIRAASEFDLLVLGVSNSSETYKMGNVSSKILRNKQVNILCVQ, translated from the coding sequence ATGAAAATACTCGTTCCACTTGACGGTAGCACTACTGACCATTTGGCGCTAACAACAGCCGTGCATCTTTCCAAAAAACTCCGTTACTACGTAATGGCAATGTTTGTTAACATCGCCGGTGAGTACTCACCGGAGTTGACCCGCTATGGCAGCATAAAGGCTATGGTTGACACTGAACTGCAAAAGAAGGGACAGACGGTATTAGACAGTGCATTTTCAACAGGAAAGACCCTGGGGTGCCAAATAGAGGGTATAATTTCCTACGGGGTGGCTGACACTGAAATTGTTGACTATGTTAATGAACACGGAGTGGTTAAGTTAGTTGTAATGGGAGGACCATCGTCTGAGATTGGCGTTGAGATATGTAAGAACATTATAATAGGCTTAAGAGTGCCGGTTTTCATAGTAAATAAAGAAACAGAAATAAAAAACATCCTTGTTGCCGTAAATAACTCTGAATCTTCACGGAGAGCTGCCGCATATGCCGCTCTTTTATCTGCTAAAACCAGCGCTGATATTACACTTATTAATGTGATACCTAATACGGCCACAATCCTTATGAACTACGGCTACTTCAGTGAAGCACCATCTATGGAAAAACGGATAGCTCAGTTGGAACAGTACTTTTCAGATCGTGCAAGTGGAACGCTGTCGGCAACCCTCAAGGGCATAAACGTGCCGGCACAATGTATTATAAGGGAGGGAGATGCTCCTTATGAATTAATACGTGCCGCTTCAGAGTTTGATCTTCTGGTCTTAGGGGTGTCAAATTCCTCAGAAACATATAAAATGGGCAATGTATCTTCTAAAATTCTAAGGAACAAGCAAGTCAACATTCTCTGTGTGCAGTGA